The Daphnia magna isolate NIES linkage group LG3, ASM2063170v1.1, whole genome shotgun sequence genomic interval ATGGACATCGGGTTCCATAACTGCGTCGGCCGAGCACTCCAAGTTCACGTTTCCGCCGAAGAAAATATTCGACGTTCCTTACAAGTACGCACGTCTGTCGGGCAGGCTTGGCTAATTGGATAGACACATATTCACAtcctttttgctttgtttttagATTAGCGTTGACGGCATGAATAAATGTCTGAGTAATTTGGACTCGAGGGCGGACAAGCAGCGCTTCCTGGAAGCCAATCACACGGCTTTTATGATTCCCAAAAAATTTGACGCGGCGACCTATCAGAACAAGATCGACGAGGTGAGACCGGTTAGAACACTGAATTACAATAAATTACCAAAAATGTGTTTCCTTTGTGTAAAGAGGCTATTGTAAAGACCATAATTGTTGTATGGTTTCAGGGAAGTTTTGAATTGATGATGGTGCCCCAGGTGCGCGAAGAGTTCGAGTCGCGCTATTTGCAGCTGCATAATCGTTTGACATCGCTGCGGGCCGAATCGGAGGAGGTATGGAAGACACTGGAGACGGCCGAAAGTTCGCTCATGGAGATGATTTCGGCCAAGGACTACGACGTCACGCCGTATTTCGCCGCCGCCGCAACTATCGATGATGACAAGTTCCCACCGTCGACGGCGCCTTTCAGGCAACCAGAAGCCGCCCTGCTCAAATTACGCGCAGACCGCCAAGAAACAGAAGACTTTTACCTTAACGTAATGGCCATACTTTCTTTTTAACCACGGTTTTTTGTTGTAATGATCTAACTGTCATTTGATGCCGTGCAGAAATTTCACGAATACATTCTGAAATCCAACTTGATGCATCGGCTGCAGGCCAAATACGAGTTGATTCACAAGGCGTTGGCGCAGGATGGTTCCCAGCTGCCCACGTCGCCCAAATTGGCCTCTCTGTCGGCAGTAGCCACAACACCAAACCCATTAGGCGGTAAGCCGCGAAGGCGAAGGATTGGACGCACACCACTCATTGGTCAACCTAAACTCTTTGGTGGCAGCCTGGAAGAGTACTTGGAGGCTACCAATGAAGAGATACCTTTGGTGATGAAGAGTTGCATCCGTGTCATCAACCTTTATGGGTTACACCATCAAGGCATCTACCGCGTCTCCGGCAGTCAGGTGGAAATCAACAATTTCCGCGAATCTTTCGAACGCGGAGAAGATCCGCTGGCCGACGTCACCGACGCCTCCGATATCAATTCGGTTGCTGGcgtttttaaattgtaccTGCGCGAGCTGAGGGAGCCCCTCTTTCCGATCCTATTTTTTGATCAGTTCATGGAATTGGCCCGTAAGTCTAAATATAAATACTTGTTCCAATCGGATTGCTCATGTGATATTTTTACGACAGAGCTCGCTTCCAAAGAAGATTTCAAAACTCGCATGAGGGAAGTGGTTCAAACCTTGCCACGGCCTGTCTTTGTCGTTATGCGCTATCTCTTTTCGTTCTTGAACCAGTAAGTCAAGGTCGTGTGATAAGATTATTCCATCCCCGTCTTctaatttgtttatttgtttttgttttttgtttttttccccgttttaCTACGATAGCTTATCCGAATATAGCGACGAAAACATGATGGATCCATACAATTTGGCCATCTGTTTTGGCCCAACTCTAGTCCCGGTTCCGGAAGACAAGGATCAAGTGCAGTATCAAAATTTGGTTAATGAATTGATCAAAAATATTATCATTAACGCCGAAGACATCTTCCCCAACGACGGAGGAGTTCTTTATGAACGCTACATATCCAGAGAGCCTGATGAAGGGTACGTtctgacatttttctttttgctgctaGTCGCTGATAAATCTGTAATTTACTATCGCGATACAGGGAAGTAGGCGAAGCTCCATCTGATACCATGTCGGAAGAAGTGGATTCCGAAGTCTATCCGTCAGAAGATGGTAAACACAACATACCAATTATGACGccccctcttttttgtttttggtttttttttcagttgtgtTTGGGTTGATTAAATTCGTTTCCCTTCAATTTTGGTTACCCTTTTAGATTCAGTGTTTCGTGAGAAAGATATCAGCTTGCAATTGTTTGGaagtgagttttttttttttttacccatctgagtttattatttcatttcatttctttcccaCGTTTGTTCGTCGAACGTCGAACTTAATTGGTTTTTCTTCCTCCTTGTAGAAGCGGAAACGCTGGAAGCGATTGCCCAGTTTGATTTCACGGCTCGATCCCAACGTGAGTTAAGCTTCAAGAAGGGCGATCTCTTGACGCTTTATACTCAAGTGTCGAGTGATTGGTGGAAAGGCACCAAGGACGGCCGAGATGGGCTCGTTCCCGATAAATATATCATGCTACGAATCAGGGACGAGGACCGTGAACGTCTGGAGATAGGCAAACTGTCCACCACCAGTGGAAGTAGCAGCTCAGAAGAGTCTGCCGCAGCCGCTCGCCGTCGGACATCAAGTTCCAGCGATGCGTCTGCTTCCTCGGCGAGACTTTCCAAAATCCGCCATGACAGCCGGGTGCTGACGGGTTCGGAATCAATTGAATCGGAATCACCTGCTCCTTCTCTACCGTCACCTAGGTATTCGTAATGATCAATGGCACCCGTaacaataaggaaaaaaacaaaattagtcTGACTCTTTCCTTTTGGTTGGCAGCTTGGAGAAACGTGTGCGACCTGGACCAACAGTAGCATTGGTGCGACCGACAACCCTTTCTTGTCAGGGACCTGTTTTGCATCCACCACCCAGTCCGAAACTATCAACTTCATCTCAATCATCAGTCACCATCGTCTGCAATAGCAACGGATCCTCAACCGTCGTGTGTCCAATAGTAGCGACATCTGCGGTGAT includes:
- the LOC116918319 gene encoding SLIT-ROBO Rho GTPase-activating protein 1 isoform X7, translating into MFQCIIQPRNGWIHPAFAETKDVFPDIRTQLNEQLRCLDYRMETQISVVGELQDFFRRRAEVELDYSKNLDKLSRSLSARHKEQKQKREQWHLFSSYASWQHLVAQTKRQARDHALLSDIYANTVIQRLGQVTEEVQRIYRRCRDVGYESHEELLKVLHELHAAMKTSQMYQLEQRQAETKLRYVEAQRQKLESSIAREKLEKSKKFKLIEKEIAKRQAKYNDAHLKALKARNEYVLCMDAANSAVHKYFIDDLSDIIDCMDIGFHNCVGRALQVHVSAEENIRRSLQISVDGMNKCLSNLDSRADKQRFLEANHTAFMIPKKFDAATYQNKIDEVRPGSFELMMVPQVREEFESRYLQLHNRLTSLRAESEEVWKTLETAESSLMEMISAKDYDVTPYFAAAATIDDDKFPPSTAPFRQPEAALLKLRADRQETEDFYLNKFHEYILKSNLMHRLQAKYELIHKALAQDGSQLPTSPKLASLSAVATTPNPLGGKPRRRRIGRTPLIGQPKLFGGSLEEYLEATNEEIPLVMKSCIRVINLYGLHHQGIYRVSGSQVEINNFRESFERGEDPLADVTDASDINSVAGVFKLYLRELREPLFPILFFDQFMELAQLASKEDFKTRMREVVQTLPRPVFVVMRYLFSFLNHLSEYSDENMMDPYNLAICFGPTLVPVPEDKDQVQYQNLVNELIKNIIINAEDIFPNDGGVLYERYISREPDEGEVGEAPSDTMSEEVDSEVYPSEDDSVFREKDISLQLFGKAETLEAIAQFDFTARSQRELSFKKGDLLTLYTQVSSDWWKGTKDGRDGLVPDKYIMLRIRDEDRERLEIGKLSTTSGSSSSEESAAAARRRTSSSSDASASSARLSKIRHDSRVLTGSESIESESPAPSLPSPSLEKRVRPGPTVALVRPTTLSCQGPVLHPPPSPKLSTSSQSSVTIVCNSNGSSTVVCPIVATSAVMESVAKEQSVPAVAATMEGAVVEDPEEPSMTSVRYTEPAVNEILSNATPVTHLDDSGDRDSLTESLTLSDEKSLCDSFTSLDTLDQEMDPELSVPIEKARLEPSNQAGSLQNLESTLETENAPVFRRQRWETRSMTNLERSSGPEKPNISVGGWSVAKTAEGATAANDLGPISGPTKGSFVRRRDLWEKRTSITSATTASVASPAIPSQPQRPKHTPDLVMDLPPSLPLSSSPKEGDSLVDPASRQRHESESSSGSSNSSSPGSPDMTTAAETFAMQNQSTLKKSTIKQIKKDKADAAVASASAAPTEPTAAVMAVTVSETPPRPSVKVSVSAYGSAAPISTGIRPITPKIANRFPHSINLYATPMPVLPVAFAVEANAASGLSPASVDAIRPQLKIKPQVLKKPTLPVSLSSPESSRRSGFDQDSHV